One genomic region from Sparus aurata chromosome 15, fSpaAur1.1, whole genome shotgun sequence encodes:
- the LOC115596790 gene encoding uncharacterized protein LOC115596790, which produces MSSLLDHGLIRTAAVEQVVAPFASHLCHLVLLCDSAEEPEQFSQLEEAAQAVAKATENMAAVASRQISETEDAVLHTEMSSLLESVTVSGQHVLLAAQKLSIQPSLTEHREELIAATQNVFLGVVKVLLVDDDAAVRRVIAAADCVLECLSELGSSSDIKSLLKSFQVFSQALLLLNSLTVERANSLQDHRQTKQLLDCLETLRRCISMLQTAMCTTIKHPSSEQAQAAKIYILDKVQSTVSDIVITLKSERHSGSLGPCGYYTARRNSLLQQLTRPSTSSIRGSGFDSLVRDLVFHCMVVANSSRREFQQRLVGHCRHILQFWSDIKRTLKSSEDPDDSEQCLEKTCTLMAQQIQMLDEALMTTVPYQVLDTFLTASSTAEELLSVTRQILVAHSSTQMDLNFVQPLVEDFISSTDGIIQVAASVSAVSVDVKSLENVENSRACLTRLRAQIAPLSLELEDNSVQTVQKLLEVCQKWEEESSQLQDALSDVLDVKEFTSIAINEMVSDRHGCDEAYREQSYKLFNAHAANLNCHMKLVIQSVRRHLDRSEDPIYRNGLLVLLKQVQSSQTKVSESVRDMLSSSSLNVEAYTPFSDNVSMAIQHFKVLRRGLDGQQHPHLLSPLREGARQPETSQPRLPVKDTCDLNLDHMRRGSKSPVLEVTERDSQTEHEEEDHSDEETIEAELSHKYDRDDLKIPAVSDEPRLIHKPLEFDLLPLLYEVVAVTKGKDVTALNQACTGVLELSNWYVQAAKEALAVVDAVDQQTLESFRAELVSLTPLLVQTAQETAMSSAMSMESIYKHSTQFSDLINNTRKVLLPVAGTWFHAVYTEMQGNLMAATVKQQLNEVMTLCADTVQLLTLSDLTSQSDGQETFSVLHNKLNKAHNNTRFLVEFSTSVDGQVDQLEGLCILWGLSVQILLNSVDKILGTSTAMNQLGPQKQLSVLSENSLRIQEAARLTSLNCKSAYRSKQLTGYQDELKSLTDTYLKSAEELDSMPSVMQLAKSEFFQRHLLIKIRVLSGHLSKANKDYDTALKNIVSTAYFAARHFRDNSAEDAGKVFENAAESFFQNVKLATKRVEDSLNYIRDPRARSNLRSINDHLSFQISDIISRVRLMVETHYICDTLSLEVQIQCWSAKAHYVVEEIRKQDGIHQEAKEHIMACLQGGTPQEIKEVLTSIPPKVKEREFPSDATMTSWQRGNTERVDAAELKMNMAAVAKYEPENKGKDDGVWCAASKGETCLTSTSLSLKQESDSWDPKDNRIVQVTRKMADTICYMTQYLRKRGPIPNKEAFVTAAKDVISNCQSVTHFIRVIANHCLDKQCTVELSLIVEQILTISNQLNIISSVNAVTPGCKSSDEILVKNAQNLLQTVLRGVHAAETACMTGLKQPEPNSDGAEATALCFQWRRKLEIHRAQQTSNPETDELGLRKTSSHPVAPSLAPPVKVTTTPSKHA; this is translated from the exons ATGTCCTCTCTGTTGGACCACGGGTTGATCCGGACTGCGGCGGTGGAGCAGGTGGTGGCACCCTTCGCAAGTCATCTGTGCCACTTGGTGCTGCTGTGTGACAGTGCAGAGGAACCAGAACAGTTCAGCCAGCTGGAGGAGGCGGCTCAGGCTGTGGCTAAAGCTACAGAGAACATGGCAGCAGTGGCCTCCAG GCAAATAAGTGAGACAGAGGATGCAGTTCTGCACACGGAGATGTCGTCCCTGCTGGAGTCAGTCACTGTGTCTGGACAACATGTGCTGCTGGCAGCCCAGAAACTCAGCATCCAGCCCAGTCTGACTGAGCACAGAGAGGAACTCATCGCTGCTACACAGAACGTCTTCCTGGGAGTTGTCAAa GTTCTGTTAGTGGACGACGATGCTGCTGTGAGGAGAGTTATAGCTGCTGCTGATTGTGTTTTGGAGTGCCTCTCTGAGCTTGGCTCGTCCTCAGACATCAAGTCCCTGCTCAAATCTTTCCAGGTGTTTTCTCAGGCTCTGCTTCTCCTCAACAGTCTGACAGTGGAGAGGGCAAATTCCTTACAGgatcacagacaaacaaaacagcttctTGATTGCTTGGAGACCCTGAGGAGGtgcatctccatgctgcaaacGGCCATGTGCACGACCATCAAACACCCTTCGAGCGAGCAGGCACAGGCTGCCAAGATATACATTCTGGATAAGGTGCAGAGCACGGTGAGTGATATTGTCATCACCCTGAAAAGTGAACGCCACAGTGGATCACTGGGTCCATGTGGGTATTACACAGCAAGGAGGAACAGTCTGTTACAACAACTTACTAGGCCTTCGACTTCGTCAATCCGAGGCAGTGGTTTCGACAGCCTGGTGAGAGATCTCGTGTTCCACTGCATGGTTGTTGCAAACTCTTCTCGAAGAGAGTTTCAGCAGAGATTGGTGGGTCACTGTCGTCACATCCTGCAGTTCTGGTCAGACATAAAACGGACCTTGAAGTCCTCAGAGGATCCTGATGATTCTGAGCAGTGCCTTGAGAAGACCTGCACTTTGATGGCACAGCAAATCCAAATGCTTGATGAAGCTTTGATGACCACTGTTCCTTATCAAGTCCTGGACACATTTCTCACAGCATCTTCTACAGCTGAGGAACTTTTAAGCGTGACGAGACAGATCCTGGTTGCACATTCTTCCACACAGATGGATCTGAACTTTGTTCAGCCGTTAGTTGAGGATTTCATATCTTCCACTGATGGAATAATCCAAGTAGCAGCTTCTGTCTCAGCTGTGTCCGTGGATGTGAAGAGTTTGGAGAACGTGGAGAACTCAAGAGCGTGCCTTACACGACTCAGAGCTCAAATCGCACCGCTTTCACTGGAGCTTGAGGATAATTCGGTGCAAACTGTTCAAAAGCTTCTCGAGGTGTGTCAgaagtgggaggaggagagcagtCAGCTTCAGGATGCTCTCAGCGATGTGTTGGACGTAAAGGAGTTCACCAGTATTGCTATTAATGAGATGGTCAGTGATCGGCATGGATGTGATGAAGCGTACAGAGAGCAAAGCTATAAACTGTTTAATGCTCACGCGGCAAACCTTAACTGTCACATGAAGCTGGTGATTCAGTCAGTGAGGAGGCACTTGGATAGAAGTGAGGACCCCATCTACAGGAATGGCCTCCTGGTGCTGCTCAAACAGGTTCAGTCATCTCAAACCAAAGTGAGCGAGTCAGTCAGAGACATGCTTTCAAGTTCAAGTCTAAATGTGGAAGCTTACACGCCTTTTTCGGATAATGTGTCCATGGCTATTCAGCATTTTAAAGTTCTCAGACGGGGGCTGGATGGACAACAGCATCCACATCTCCTGAGCCCGCTGCGAGAAGGAGCACGCCAGCCTGAAACCTCACAGCCACGTTTACCAGTCAAAGACACCTGTGATCTGAACCTGGATCACATGAGAAGAGGCTCTAAGTCTCCTGTTTTGGAGGTTACAGAGAGGGATTCCCAAACCgaacatgaggaggaggatcaCTCAGATGAGGAAACCATAGAAGCAGAACTGTCTCATAAATATGACAGAGATGATTTAAAGATCCCAGCTGTCTCCGATGAGCCCAGACTGATCCACAAGCCTcttgaatttgaccttttaCCCCTCCTGTATGAAGTTGTGGCTGTGACTAAAGGGAAAGATGTGACAGCGCTCAACCAAGCCTGCACTGGTGTGCTTGAGCTGTCCAACTGGTACGTTCAAGCTGCGAAAGAAGCCTTGGCCGTTGTTGATGCCGTTGATCAGCAGACGTTGGAAAGTTTCAGAGCCGAGCTGGTGTCTCTGACTCCGCTGCTAGTCCAGACGGCTCAAGAGACGGCGATGAGCTCGGCGATGAGCATGGAGAGCATctacaaacacagcacacagtttTCTGACCTTATCAACAACACCCGAAAGGTTTTACTGCCAGTGGCTGGAACTTGGTTTCATGCTGTTTACACTGAGATGCAAGGAAATCTCATGGCAGCCACTGTTAAACAGCAACTAAATGAAGTGATGACTCTGTGTGCTGATACGGTCCAGCTCCTGACATTGTCTGATTTGACCTCACAGAGTGACGGTCAAGAAACATTCAGCGTTTTACACAACAAGCTGAACAAagcacacaacaacacaaggtTTCTGGTCGAGTTTTCTACCTCAGTGGATGGACAGGTAGATCAATTAGAGGGACTCTGTATCCTCTGGGGCCTGTCTGTTCAGATACTTTTGAATTCTGTTGATAAGATCTTGGGAACatcaactgcaatgaaccagctggGCCCTCAGAAACAGCTATCAGTGTTGTCTGAGAACTCGCTTCGAATCCAAGAGGCAGCGAGGCTTACAAGCCTGAATTGTAAAAGTGCTTACAGATCCAAACAGTTAACTGGATACCAGGATGAACTGAAGTCACTGACTGACACCTATCTCAAATCTGCAGAGGAGCTTGATAGCATGCCGAGTGTAATGCAACTTGCAAAGTCAGAATTCTTTCAGAGACATCTTTTGATTAAAATCAGAGTGCTTTCTGGACATTTAAGCAAAGCAAATAAAGATTACGACACTGCACTTAAAAACATTGTCAGCACTGCTTATTTTGCTGCTCGACACTTTAGAGATAACAGCGCGGAAGACGCAGGCAAGGTGTTCGAAAACGCAGCAGAATcgttttttcaaaatgtcaaactcgCAACCAAGCGAGTCGAGGACTCCTTGAACTACATCCGCGACCCGCGCGCACGGTCTAACCTGAGGTCTATCAACGACCACTTGTCTTTTCAAATCTCAGATATAATCAGCCGGGTGAGGCTCATGGTGGAGACCCACTACATCTGTGACACGCTCAGTCTGGAGGTGCAGATACAGTGCTGGTCAGCCAAAGCTCATTATGTGGTAGAGGAGATCAGGAAGCAGGATGGGATCCACCAAGAGGCTAAAGAGCACATCATGGCTTGTCTGCAGGGAGGAACACCACAGGAAATCAAAGAAGTGTTGACTTCAATCCCCCCTAAAGTCAAAGAAAGGGAATTTCCCTCCGATGCAACAATGACATCCTGGCAGAGAGGCAACACAGAAAGGGTCGATGCTGCAGAACTGAAGATGAACATGGCAGCCGTGGCCaaatatgaacctgaaaataagggAAAAGAT GATGGTGTATGGTGTGCCGCATCCAAAGGAGAAACTTGCCTGACCTCCACCTCCCTTTCTTTAAAGCAAGAAAGCGACAGCTGGGATCCCAAGGACAACAGAATTGTCCAGGTGACCAGGAAGATGGCTGACACAATATGTTACATGACCCAGTACTTGAGGAAGAGAGGCCCAATACCG AATAAAGAGGCTTTTGTCACTGCGGCCAAAGATGTGATCTCAAACTGTCAGTCAGTAACTCACTTTATCAGAGTGATCGCCAACCACTGCCTGGATAAACAGTGTACGGTCGAACTCTCCCTCATAGTGGAGCAGATTCTCACCATCAGCAACCAGCTCAACATCATCTCCAG TGTCAATGCTGTAACACCTGGGTGCAAATCATCTGATGAGATCCTGGTGAAGAACGCACAAAATCTTCTCCAGACGGTCCTGCGGGGGGTCCATGCTGCAGAGACGGCCTGCATGACA GGTTTGAAGCAGCCCGAGCCAAACTCAGATGGCGCAGAGGCCACAGCCTTGTGTTTCcagtggaggaggaagctggagatCCATCGAGCCCAGCAGACCTCCAACCCAGAGACTGATGAACTGGGTTTGAGGAAGACCTCATCCCACCCTGTGGCACCCAGCCTTGCCCCGCCAGTTAAAGTGACCACTACCCCCTCAAAACATGCGTAG